The genomic region AAACAAATATAAACATTTCTCAGATAGGACAATATTCATGCGTCTAATTCTCATGACTGGTAAAGGAGGAGTTGGGAAAACCTCTGTGGCGGCGGCTACTGGACTGCGCTGCGCCGAACTCGGCTATCGCACGCTGGTTCTCAGCACTGACCCCGCACACTCCCTAGCAGATAGCTTTGACTTAGAATTAGGACACGAACCTCGCCTAGTGCGCCAAAATCTCTGGGGTGCAGAATTAGACGCGCTGCTCGAATTAGAAGGAAACTGGGGTGCAGTCAAACGCTATATTACTCAAGTCCTACAAGCACGGGGATTAGATGGAGTCCAAGCTGAAGAATTAGCTATTCTACCAGGCATGGATGAAATTTTCGGTCTAGTGCGGATGAAGCGCCACTACGACGAAGGCGAATACGATGTCTTAATTATCGATTCTGCGCCTACGGGTACGGCTTTAAGGTTGCTTAGCTTACCTGAAGTCAGTGGATGGTATATGCGCCGCTTTTACAAGCCACTGCAAAAAATGTCTGTAGCGCTTAGACCTTTGGTAGAGCCTTTATTTAAACCTATTGCAGGTTTTTCGCTTCCAGATAAAGAAGTGATGGACGCTCCCTATGAATTTTACGAGCAAATTGAGGCATTGGAAAAAGTTTTAACTGACAACACGAAAACTTCCGTGCGCCTAGTCACTAATCCTGAAAAAATGGTGATTAAAGAGTCTCTCCGCGCTCATGCCTATCTCAGTTTATATAATGTTTCCACAGATTTAGTTGTTGCTAATCGGATCATCCCAGAACAAGTGACCGATCCTTTCTTCCAAAAATGGAAAGAAAATCAACAGCAATATCGTCAGGAAATTCACGAAAACTTTCGTCCTTTACCCGTCAAGGAAGTGCCGCTTTATTCTGAAGAAATGTGCGGTCTAGCAGCTTTGGAAAGATTGAAAGAAACATTATATCAAGAAGAAGATCCTGCCCAAGTTTATTACAAAGAAACTACGCTCAAAGTCGTACAAGAACACAATCAATACAGTCTAGAACTGTATCTACCTGGCATTCCCAAAGATAAAATTCAGTTGAGTAAAACAGGGGATGAATTGAACATTACCATCGGCAACCATCGCCGTAATTTAGTTTTACCTCAAGCTTTAGCTGCATTACAACCATCTGGAGCAAAGATGGATGAAGATTATCTCAAAATTCGTTTTGCTGATATTGCTAAGGTTTAATTTAGTAGGTTTAATTTGGTAGGGTGCGTTATTAACGCATCCTATTAATTTCTAATCTGTACCGGCATAATCAAATAAGTCATCTGCAACCCACCAATCGGAGTCAAAACCACTGGAGTCACTGCCGTATTCAGGTGCATTTCAATTTCCCCTGAAGGTAATGCTTTGACTCCATCCATCAAATAAGCAATATTAAAAGCGATATCAAGATTGCCCCCACCAGAAATTTCAGCAGGTAGAAATTCTTTCCCGCTACCTACATCTTGCGCATCAACTGATAAGGCTAATTCTTGTTTGTCGGTATCAATATGAAACTTGACAATATTATTTTTCTGGTCGGCAATAATCGCAATTCGTTCTAATGCACCCAGTAATTGTTTCCGATCGATCGCAATTTGGCGCTCGAATTGACGTGGAATTAACTGACGATAGGCAGGATACTGACCTTCTAGGGTGCGACACGTCAACCGTTGCTCCGACCATTCAAACACAATTTGACCGCGATCGCAATTTAAGGCAATTGGTTCGCTGGCTTGTAGCTTACCCAGCATCCGTTCCAATTCTCGAAACGCTTTAGCAGGTACGGTAACTTCAAGCTGTCTTGACTCTTCTCCATCTGAAGTGTCATTTGCAGTTTGCACGACTGCTAAGCGATGACCGTCCGTTGCTGCAAATTCTAGCGTGTCCTGCTGGACTGTCAAATGCAATCCTTTCAAAATTTGCTTGCTTTCGTCAGCACTTGTCGCAAATAGCGAGCCTTTTAAACCCTCAATCAAAGCCTCTGCTTGCAAATGCACGAATTCACCCTTTTCTAACACGGGTAATTCAGGAAATTCTTCCACCCCCATACCGCGAATTTGGTAGCGTCCATGCTGAGAGGCGATCGCGGCAATAAATGGGACTTCTCCTTCCTCTTCTTCCAGCGTAATTTCTCCTTCTGGAAGTCTTGCCACAATGTCATTTAACAACTTAGCAGGCAAAGTTATCGCACCGCTTACCGTCACTGTAGCAGCAAACGTGGTGCGAATTCCCAGTTCGAGATCGAAAGCTGTCAAGCTTACCTGCTGCCTATCTGCGTCGGCTTGCAGCAATACGTTAGCCAAAACCGGATGAGTCGGACGCGAGGGGACGGCGCGACTGACAAGAGAAAGGTTTGTACTAAGGTCGTTTTGAGTACAGACGAGTTTCATGGACGGCTAACGGGAGATCCTGAGTCAGGAAATTCTAACTACCAGAATAGACATGGTATCACTCTTGTCAAGGTTGTTGTAAGGATGAACCAATAAACTTCTCTGCGAATAGATCCGACTTAAAGATATATTTTTTTATTAGTAGTAGTAGGTGCTGTGGAAACTGTGAAAAAAAATGGCTCTTGCTGTTTCTGTGGCGATCCTAGAGATTAAAACTTGTGGAAAACTTGTGGAAAAAAGCCTTAAGTTTTCCACAGGGTATTTATACTTACTGCAAATTTTCCACGTAAAACCAATAGTTTTCCACAAATTGTCCCCGAGTTTTCCACAGAAAACCCTAAGTTTTCCACAGGTAGAACTGAATCTTAATTTTTATTTATACTCGCTTTAAGCTTGAATTGTGGAGGGCGATCGCGATCGCCAACTCAATTAGCTAAAGCTCAAATAAACCAATTTCAGCTTGCTGGCTGTAAAGTTAGTACTTTTGATTTTACTATGCTTGATGATAATATATTAGATTTTCTAAATTCAGCCGTTCTATCTGAAATTAATTCAAACCGTACTGGGATTGGAGCTGTAAAATCGTCTATAGTGAAATATCTCACCTCTGTTTGAGTTCTCCCGTGCAAAGCTTCCTACCGATCGCCTACTTTCAAAATCAGTTTGTTCCGTTAGGCGAGGCTAATATCTCTATTGCTACCCATGCCTTACACTACGGAACGGGAGCCTTAGGTGGTTTACGTGGAATTCCCCATCCGCAGGATTCTCAGCAAATTTTGCTGTTTCGGCTCGATCGCCATTGCCAGAGATTGAGTCATAGTGCTAGATTTCTTCATTACGATTTACCAGCAGATAAAATTCAAAGCGTCATTGTTGAGTTTGTTAAACGCAATCAGCCCACAGCATCTTTCTACATTCGTCCTTTTGTTTACACTTCTGGCTTAGGAATTGCACCGCGACTGCATTCCATCGAAAAGGATCTTTTTGTTTACGGATTAGAGTTACAAGACTATTTATCTG from Chroococcidiopsis sp. SAG 2025 harbors:
- a CDS encoding TRC40/GET3/ArsA family transport-energizing ATPase translates to MRLILMTGKGGVGKTSVAAATGLRCAELGYRTLVLSTDPAHSLADSFDLELGHEPRLVRQNLWGAELDALLELEGNWGAVKRYITQVLQARGLDGVQAEELAILPGMDEIFGLVRMKRHYDEGEYDVLIIDSAPTGTALRLLSLPEVSGWYMRRFYKPLQKMSVALRPLVEPLFKPIAGFSLPDKEVMDAPYEFYEQIEALEKVLTDNTKTSVRLVTNPEKMVIKESLRAHAYLSLYNVSTDLVVANRIIPEQVTDPFFQKWKENQQQYRQEIHENFRPLPVKEVPLYSEEMCGLAALERLKETLYQEEDPAQVYYKETTLKVVQEHNQYSLELYLPGIPKDKIQLSKTGDELNITIGNHRRNLVLPQALAALQPSGAKMDEDYLKIRFADIAKV
- the dnaN gene encoding DNA polymerase III subunit beta, producing MKLVCTQNDLSTNLSLVSRAVPSRPTHPVLANVLLQADADRQQVSLTAFDLELGIRTTFAATVTVSGAITLPAKLLNDIVARLPEGEITLEEEEGEVPFIAAIASQHGRYQIRGMGVEEFPELPVLEKGEFVHLQAEALIEGLKGSLFATSADESKQILKGLHLTVQQDTLEFAATDGHRLAVVQTANDTSDGEESRQLEVTVPAKAFRELERMLGKLQASEPIALNCDRGQIVFEWSEQRLTCRTLEGQYPAYRQLIPRQFERQIAIDRKQLLGALERIAIIADQKNNIVKFHIDTDKQELALSVDAQDVGSGKEFLPAEISGGGNLDIAFNIAYLMDGVKALPSGEIEMHLNTAVTPVVLTPIGGLQMTYLIMPVQIRN